One region of Candidatus Paceibacterota bacterium genomic DNA includes:
- the argS gene encoding arginine--tRNA ligase, with amino-acid sequence MLPCKLIEQRLQQAVHTLLPDADLATVLVRPCPDPKFGDYQTNALMSLAKARRMNPRQLASDVLPKLQVGDICESVDVAGAGFLNFRLKPAALAQPLEAAARGEPLFFQPASQPRTIVVDFSSPNVAKAMHVGHIRSTILGDALARTLRLLGHKVVTDNHLGDWGTQFGMLLAGWKRGLNAAALKADPISEMERLYKQAAAECKDHPAALDEARRELVKLQQGDEENLRIWREMIALSRAQFDAIYERLGVRFDHTLGESFYHPRLQPLVQELRDKGIARQSEGALAVFFDDIPQLKEHPALIQKSDGAFNYTTTDLATLAYRLETWHPDEVVYVTDARQQLHFQQLFAAFRRWHPEARTKLAHVWFGSILGDDGKPFKTRSGETVKLTNLLDEAQERALTAVSAKNPALPEAERREIARVVGLGALKYADLLPNRQGDYVFSWDKLLALNGNTAPYLQYAYARIRSIFRKGNVEQSASPGPLLLSAPEELALARHMLNFGLVLEAVADDYRPNFLCNYLYELAGHFTAFYENCPVLKSEAEQRTSRLVLCDLTGRVLKQGLEVLGIETLEQM; translated from the coding sequence GTGTTGCCTTGCAAACTTATCGAGCAGCGCCTCCAGCAGGCGGTCCACACCCTCTTGCCCGACGCCGACCTTGCCACGGTCCTTGTCCGCCCCTGCCCCGACCCGAAGTTTGGCGATTACCAGACCAATGCCCTCATGTCGCTCGCCAAGGCCCGGAGGATGAACCCGCGCCAACTGGCGTCCGATGTTCTCCCCAAGCTCCAGGTCGGCGACATCTGTGAATCCGTGGACGTTGCCGGCGCGGGCTTCCTTAACTTCCGTCTCAAACCCGCCGCACTGGCCCAGCCTCTGGAGGCCGCCGCCCGCGGCGAACCGCTGTTCTTCCAGCCCGCCTCGCAGCCGCGCACCATTGTCGTTGATTTCAGCTCCCCCAACGTCGCCAAGGCGATGCACGTCGGCCACATCCGCTCGACCATTCTGGGCGATGCCCTGGCGCGCACCCTCCGCCTGCTGGGCCACAAGGTGGTTACCGACAATCACCTCGGCGACTGGGGCACTCAATTTGGCATGCTGCTGGCCGGCTGGAAGCGCGGCCTGAACGCCGCCGCGCTAAAAGCCGACCCCATCTCAGAGATGGAGCGCCTCTACAAACAGGCCGCCGCCGAGTGCAAAGACCATCCCGCCGCCCTCGATGAAGCCCGCCGCGAATTGGTCAAATTGCAGCAGGGCGACGAGGAGAACCTCCGCATCTGGCGCGAAATGATCGCCCTGTCCCGCGCTCAGTTCGACGCCATTTACGAGCGCCTCGGCGTGCGATTTGACCACACCCTCGGCGAGAGCTTTTACCATCCGCGCCTCCAGCCCCTGGTGCAGGAGCTACGCGACAAGGGCATCGCCCGCCAGAGCGAGGGCGCGCTGGCTGTCTTCTTTGACGACATCCCCCAGCTGAAGGAGCACCCCGCTTTGATCCAAAAGAGTGATGGGGCCTTCAACTACACCACGACCGACCTCGCCACCCTGGCGTATCGCCTCGAAACCTGGCATCCGGACGAGGTCGTCTATGTCACCGATGCACGGCAGCAGCTTCATTTCCAGCAACTCTTCGCCGCCTTCCGCCGCTGGCATCCTGAAGCCAGGACCAAGCTCGCCCATGTCTGGTTCGGCTCCATCCTGGGCGACGACGGCAAGCCCTTTAAGACGCGATCCGGCGAGACGGTCAAGCTCACCAACCTCCTCGACGAAGCCCAGGAACGGGCATTAACAGCCGTCTCCGCCAAGAACCCCGCACTTCCCGAAGCCGAGCGCCGTGAAATCGCCCGGGTGGTCGGCCTTGGCGCGCTCAAATACGCCGATCTTCTTCCCAACCGCCAGGGGGATTACGTGTTCAGTTGGGACAAACTTCTGGCGCTCAACGGCAACACCGCCCCTTACCTCCAATACGCCTATGCCCGCATCCGCAGCATCTTCCGAAAGGGCAATGTGGAACAAAGCGCCTCGCCTGGCCCCCTGCTTCTCAGCGCGCCCGAGGAGCTCGCTCTTGCCAGGCACATGCTGAATTTCGGCCTCGTCCTCGAAGCCGTCGCCGACGATTACCGGCCCAACTTCCTCTGTAATTACCTTTACGAACTGGCAGGGCACTTCACGGCTTTCTACGAAAACTGTCCTGTGCTCAAGTCTGAAGCCGAACAGCGCACCAGCCGCCTGGTCCTCTGCGATCTGACCGGGCGCGTCTTAAAACAGGGTCTGGAGGTGCTGGGCATTGAGACGCTCGAGCAGATGTGA
- a CDS encoding PTS sugar transporter subunit IIA, producing the protein MELGDILSKEQIITDLQATTRWEAIDELIDNLVATAKIRPEHREAIVAVVKKRESSMSTGIGFGIGIPHASTDLIEEVVGALGRSGKGVNFDALDNQPVRLVMLFLVPQGQFQKHLHTLANIAKLLHKAEFRQALEQAPDADAMLKTIRHESKH; encoded by the coding sequence ATGGAACTAGGCGACATTCTAAGTAAAGAGCAGATCATCACTGATCTGCAGGCCACCACCCGTTGGGAGGCCATTGATGAGCTGATTGATAATCTGGTGGCGACCGCCAAGATCCGCCCCGAGCATCGCGAGGCCATCGTCGCCGTGGTTAAAAAGCGCGAATCCTCCATGAGCACCGGCATCGGGTTTGGCATCGGGATCCCGCACGCGTCCACTGATCTGATCGAGGAGGTGGTTGGCGCACTGGGTCGTTCTGGCAAAGGAGTGAACTTCGACGCCCTCGACAATCAGCCCGTGCGGCTTGTCATGCTCTTCCTCGTGCCGCAAGGCCAGTTCCAGAAGCATCTTCACACGCTGGCCAACATCGCCAAGCTTCTGCACAAAGCAGAGTTTCGTCAGGCCCTCGAGCAAGCCCCCGATGCGGACGCCATGCTCAAAACCATCCGCCACGAGAGCAAGCATTAG
- the pyrE gene encoding orotate phosphoribosyltransferase, producing MTGNEVLQIFRDSGALLEGHFVLRSGLHSRRYFQCALALQQMPVVERLGGELARKAGSLGAATVVSPAMGGLVLGQEVARQLGLRFIFVEKEQGKLALRRGFKIAAGEKILVVEDVITKGGRVQETLDIVRAHGGQVVGIAMAVDRSGGAVKFGVPMFSLVSMEVEAFDPSRLPPDLAAIPAVKPGSV from the coding sequence ATGACTGGAAACGAAGTTCTGCAAATCTTCCGTGACAGCGGCGCGCTGCTGGAAGGGCATTTCGTCCTGCGCAGCGGACTCCACAGCCGGCGGTACTTTCAGTGCGCGCTGGCCTTGCAGCAAATGCCTGTCGTCGAGCGACTTGGCGGCGAACTGGCGCGGAAGGCGGGCTCGCTGGGCGCGGCGACCGTCGTCTCGCCGGCGATGGGCGGCCTGGTGCTGGGCCAGGAAGTGGCGCGCCAGCTTGGGCTTCGCTTCATCTTCGTGGAGAAGGAACAGGGCAAGCTGGCGCTGCGGCGCGGTTTCAAGATTGCGGCCGGCGAGAAAATCCTGGTCGTGGAGGATGTGATCACCAAAGGCGGGCGAGTTCAGGAGACCCTGGACATCGTGCGCGCTCATGGCGGGCAGGTTGTGGGAATTGCCATGGCCGTGGACCGTTCCGGCGGCGCGGTCAAGTTCGGCGTCCCGATGTTCAGCCTGGTTTCCATGGAAGTGGAAGCATTCGACCCCAGCCGGCTGCCCCCCGATCTGGCGGCTATTCCCGCTGTCAAACCGGGCAGCGTGTAG
- a CDS encoding TIM barrel protein, with amino-acid sequence MRLKQLLLLGLCCMVTGIAAPLTLRAGNQIPEDCKIGGFFIGCQAYTFNRFTVFEAIEKTAQAGGRVIEFYPGQKLSKEEPNVKWDHNAAGETIEKVKAKLAAAKVTAVNYGVVGMPKDEAEARKIFEFAKKLGLCAITTESVDAIDTIEKLVKEYDIKVAFHNHPKQPNNPNYRMWDPNYVLSLVKDRDARIGACADSGHWVRSHLNPVDCLRILKGRIVSSHLKDLNEMGPGAHDVPFGSGVADVPALLNELQAQRFAGNISIEYEHHWDNSTPEVGQCIGFVRGYGTARKW; translated from the coding sequence ATGAGACTAAAGCAACTTCTACTACTCGGTTTGTGCTGCATGGTTACTGGTATCGCCGCGCCCCTCACGCTGCGCGCGGGGAACCAGATTCCCGAAGACTGCAAGATTGGCGGGTTCTTTATTGGCTGCCAGGCGTATACCTTCAATCGGTTCACGGTGTTTGAAGCGATTGAGAAGACCGCCCAGGCGGGTGGCCGGGTCATCGAGTTCTACCCCGGGCAGAAACTCAGCAAGGAGGAGCCTAATGTGAAGTGGGATCACAATGCGGCGGGCGAGACGATTGAGAAGGTCAAGGCCAAGCTCGCCGCGGCCAAGGTCACGGCGGTCAACTACGGCGTGGTGGGCATGCCCAAAGACGAAGCCGAAGCGCGCAAGATTTTTGAATTCGCCAAAAAACTGGGCCTGTGCGCCATCACAACCGAATCGGTGGACGCAATCGACACCATCGAGAAGCTTGTCAAAGAATATGACATTAAAGTCGCGTTCCACAACCACCCCAAGCAGCCCAACAACCCCAATTACCGCATGTGGGACCCTAATTACGTCCTGTCTCTGGTTAAGGACCGCGACGCGCGCATCGGCGCCTGCGCCGACAGCGGCCATTGGGTTCGCTCGCATCTCAACCCGGTGGATTGCCTGCGCATTCTCAAAGGGCGGATTGTCAGCAGCCACCTGAAAGACTTGAACGAAATGGGGCCCGGCGCCCACGATGTGCCCTTTGGCAGCGGAGTTGCCGACGTGCCCGCGCTGCTCAATGAACTCCAGGCCCAGCGATTCGCCGGTAATATTTCCATTGAGTACGAACACCACTGGGACAATTCCACGCCCGAGGTCGGCCAGTGCATCGGTTTCGTTCGTGGTTACGGCACGGCCCGCAAGTGGTAA
- a CDS encoding SPFH domain-containing protein, with protein MDKTIQKNGLINLLVLLGVGVAALAVARYANSLGGQVGSLYLGLGVLVAAVSWFQMHLEQRERLEKLELEELAKGRSGSALFEAKDAELFPAQRSREQFERFFVPGFTVLLFVLQAGGAFLLWRWLSRATTVTEVRQPITGLALFGLFALVLFLLGRFSATVARLEHHRLLRPGASYLLCNAVLCLVVALGLVAVWAGFPKADLYVAHALCALLALLALETLIQLVLEIYRPRLKGKVGRPLYESRLVGLLGQPEGLVTTAAQALDYQFGFKVSETWFYRFFAKALGWIILLQVGALLLSTAVVFIDAGEQALLERLGKLVESRSPLGPGAHLKWPWPIDRVYRFRTEQIQTFTVGFAPGTEIERERYLLWSRGHKAETNFLVANREQLTQAVTNLVTGKRTPPVSLLTVGVPVHFEVTNLVQWAYNHENAPALLEDLSTREVVRYLVGVDMGEIMSRGREEAGRALRSRIQTAADGRRLGARIVSVGVGDLHPPVNVVPEYEKVVSANQTKQAKILAARADDIRTNALALAQAVTLTNTASAERLAREVGALAEAALFTNQIPAFKAAPSVYPERAYLQTFVRATANARKYVLLTTNTQDVIVFDLQESVAESLLNLKVPAPKPQ; from the coding sequence ATGGACAAGACCATACAGAAGAACGGGCTGATCAACCTCCTGGTGCTGCTGGGGGTGGGCGTGGCGGCGCTGGCCGTGGCGCGCTACGCCAATTCGCTGGGCGGCCAGGTCGGCAGCCTGTACCTCGGCCTCGGCGTGCTGGTGGCGGCGGTGAGCTGGTTCCAAATGCACCTCGAGCAACGCGAGCGCCTGGAGAAGCTGGAACTGGAGGAGCTGGCCAAGGGCCGCAGCGGATCGGCGCTGTTTGAAGCCAAGGACGCGGAACTGTTCCCGGCCCAACGCTCGCGCGAGCAGTTCGAGCGGTTCTTCGTGCCGGGGTTCACGGTGCTGCTGTTCGTGCTGCAGGCCGGTGGCGCCTTTCTTCTCTGGCGCTGGCTGTCCCGCGCCACCACGGTTACCGAGGTGCGGCAGCCCATCACGGGGCTGGCGTTGTTCGGCCTCTTCGCGCTGGTGCTCTTTCTGCTGGGGCGGTTCTCCGCCACCGTGGCCCGGCTGGAACATCACCGGTTGCTGCGGCCCGGGGCGAGTTACCTGCTCTGCAACGCCGTCCTGTGCCTGGTGGTGGCATTGGGGCTGGTCGCGGTTTGGGCCGGATTCCCGAAAGCCGACCTCTATGTCGCGCACGCCCTCTGCGCCCTGCTGGCGCTGCTTGCCCTCGAAACCCTGATCCAATTAGTGCTGGAAATCTACCGCCCGCGCCTCAAGGGCAAAGTCGGGCGCCCGCTCTACGAGAGCCGCCTTGTCGGCCTGCTGGGCCAGCCCGAGGGCCTCGTCACCACGGCCGCGCAGGCCCTCGATTACCAGTTCGGCTTCAAGGTCTCCGAAACCTGGTTCTACCGCTTCTTCGCCAAAGCCCTCGGCTGGATCATTCTGCTGCAAGTGGGTGCGCTGCTCCTGTCCACCGCTGTGGTGTTTATTGACGCCGGCGAACAGGCGTTGCTGGAACGGCTGGGCAAGCTCGTCGAAAGCCGTTCCCCGCTTGGCCCCGGCGCGCATCTCAAGTGGCCGTGGCCCATCGACCGGGTTTACCGCTTCCGCACTGAGCAGATTCAAACCTTTACCGTGGGATTTGCCCCGGGCACGGAGATCGAGCGAGAGCGCTACCTGCTCTGGAGCCGTGGCCACAAGGCGGAAACCAATTTCCTGGTGGCCAACCGCGAGCAACTCACGCAGGCCGTCACCAACCTGGTCACCGGCAAACGAACGCCGCCGGTAAGCCTGCTGACGGTAGGTGTGCCGGTGCACTTCGAGGTCACCAACCTGGTGCAGTGGGCCTACAACCACGAAAACGCCCCCGCGCTTCTGGAAGACCTCAGCACGCGCGAAGTGGTGCGTTACCTCGTGGGGGTGGATATGGGCGAAATCATGTCCCGGGGCCGGGAAGAAGCGGGCCGCGCCCTCCGCAGCCGCATCCAGACCGCCGCCGATGGGCGTCGCCTGGGCGCCCGCATCGTCTCTGTGGGCGTCGGCGACCTGCATCCCCCCGTAAATGTCGTGCCGGAATACGAGAAAGTCGTCTCCGCAAATCAAACCAAACAGGCCAAAATTCTCGCCGCCCGCGCGGACGATATCCGCACCAACGCCCTGGCGCTCGCCCAGGCGGTCACCCTCACCAATACCGCCAGCGCCGAGCGGTTGGCGCGTGAAGTTGGCGCGCTGGCCGAGGCCGCCCTTTTCACCAACCAGATTCCCGCGTTCAAGGCGGCTCCGTCGGTCTATCCCGAGCGCGCCTACCTGCAAACATTCGTCCGGGCCACCGCCAACGCCCGCAAGTACGTCCTGCTCACCACCAACACGCAGGATGTCATCGTCTTCGACCTGCAGGAATCCGTCGCGGAGAGCCTGCTCAACCTGAAAGTCCCCGCTCCCAAGCCCCAATAG
- a CDS encoding protease modulator HflC, with the protein MKRNPLTLIIGLLLIVIFGFLLFTFQVRTTDVAVVTTFGKPTRPITEPNLYCKWPWPIQRVWTFDRRVQNFEDRLTEGLTLDHFNLLTSVYVGWRVSDPATFFPRFAGSAKPMAAAEALLDQWLGNAKTAAVGRHPLSDFVSTTDDGAAFLAIENEILQTIQSQILTNNLGLQVEFLGLKRLQLPESVSQSVFDRMTSERKVLADGFQYEGEAEAQRIRSEAERRAAEVLSNAKARATGIEGEGEAEAAKSLKVFQQNPELASFIFRLSALEDSLKQRSTLIFDQRTSPFNLFGTGSTNLLTK; encoded by the coding sequence ATGAAACGTAATCCACTGACTCTGATCATCGGCCTGCTGCTGATCGTCATTTTCGGCTTCCTCCTCTTCACCTTCCAGGTCCGCACCACGGACGTCGCCGTGGTGACCACCTTCGGCAAGCCCACCCGCCCCATCACCGAGCCAAACCTCTACTGCAAGTGGCCCTGGCCCATCCAGAGGGTTTGGACTTTCGACCGCCGGGTGCAGAATTTCGAGGACCGTCTGACGGAAGGGCTGACCCTGGACCACTTCAACCTCCTCACCTCCGTATATGTGGGCTGGCGCGTATCCGACCCGGCGACCTTCTTCCCCCGCTTCGCCGGCAGCGCTAAACCCATGGCGGCGGCGGAAGCGCTGCTGGACCAATGGCTGGGCAACGCCAAAACCGCCGCCGTCGGCCGGCATCCCCTGTCTGACTTCGTCTCCACCACCGACGACGGCGCCGCGTTCCTCGCCATCGAAAACGAAATCCTGCAGACCATCCAATCCCAGATCCTCACCAACAACCTCGGTCTGCAAGTCGAGTTCCTTGGCCTCAAGCGCCTCCAGCTGCCCGAAAGCGTCAGTCAGTCGGTGTTTGACCGCATGACCTCCGAGCGCAAGGTCCTGGCGGACGGTTTTCAATACGAAGGCGAGGCCGAAGCCCAGCGCATCCGCTCCGAAGCTGAGCGCCGGGCGGCCGAAGTGCTCTCCAACGCCAAAGCCCGGGCGACCGGAATCGAAGGCGAAGGCGAGGCCGAGGCCGCGAAATCGCTCAAGGTTTTTCAGCAGAATCCCGAGCTGGCCAGCTTCATCTTCCGCCTTTCGGCCCTGGAGGACTCGCTCAAGCAGCGCTCGACGCTCATCTTCGACCAGCGCACCTCTCCCTTTAACCTCTTCGGGACCGGTTCAACCAACCTGCTCACCAAGTAA
- a CDS encoding protease modulator HflK codes for MNDHPHTHDQPPAPELPPETPVDAGSQALAEALRSSFAIVKVLMVLLALLFLASGMFTVGPQERAILLRFGKPVGQGEAALLLPGLHWSLPYPIDEVIKVSISGVQQVSSTVGWYAVTPEQMLAGVEPQAGATLNPVEDGYALTADANIIHTRATLTYRIKDPIQYVFSFVNASNAVQNALDNSLLFATARFKVDDILTRDIAGFQEAVRRRATQLADLQNLGIVIEQCAVQSVPPRQLKDAFASVLKAEVMRSKVLNEARSAENQLTNKASADAESLVNLAQSYRTNLVSSIAAQAEVFQKLLPEYQRYPGLFVEQRLTETMGRVLTNAQDKIFLADSPRGKSRELRLLLNREVQRPIVEEPKP; via the coding sequence ATGAACGACCACCCGCATACACACGACCAGCCGCCCGCTCCGGAGCTGCCGCCGGAAACGCCGGTGGACGCTGGCTCGCAGGCGCTGGCCGAAGCGTTGCGGAGCAGCTTCGCCATCGTTAAGGTCCTGATGGTTCTGCTGGCGCTGCTGTTCCTCGCCTCGGGCATGTTTACCGTGGGACCGCAGGAACGGGCGATCCTCCTGCGGTTCGGCAAACCGGTGGGCCAGGGCGAAGCGGCCCTGCTGCTCCCGGGGCTTCACTGGTCCCTGCCCTATCCCATTGATGAAGTCATCAAAGTCTCCATCTCCGGCGTGCAGCAGGTTAGCTCCACCGTCGGCTGGTACGCGGTGACACCCGAGCAAATGCTGGCCGGCGTGGAACCGCAGGCGGGCGCCACGCTCAATCCCGTTGAGGATGGCTACGCCCTCACCGCCGATGCCAATATCATCCATACGCGCGCCACCCTCACCTATCGCATCAAAGACCCGATTCAATACGTCTTCAGCTTCGTCAACGCCTCCAACGCCGTGCAGAACGCCCTGGACAACTCGCTGCTCTTCGCCACCGCGCGCTTCAAAGTGGATGACATCCTCACCCGCGACATCGCCGGCTTCCAGGAGGCCGTGCGCCGCCGCGCCACGCAATTGGCCGACCTGCAGAACCTGGGCATCGTCATCGAGCAATGCGCTGTCCAGAGTGTCCCGCCGCGGCAGTTGAAGGATGCCTTCGCCAGTGTCCTCAAGGCGGAGGTGATGCGCAGCAAGGTGCTGAACGAAGCGCGCAGCGCGGAAAACCAGCTCACCAATAAAGCCAGCGCCGATGCGGAATCGCTCGTCAATCTTGCCCAGTCCTACCGCACGAATCTTGTGAGCAGCATCGCCGCCCAGGCCGAGGTGTTCCAGAAACTCCTGCCTGAATACCAGCGCTATCCCGGCCTGTTCGTTGAGCAACGCCTCACCGAAACCATGGGCCGGGTGCTGACCAATGCCCAGGACAAAATCTTCCTGGCGGACAGCCCCCGTGGCAAATCCCGCGAACTGCGGCTATTGTTAAACCGTGAAGTCCAGCGACCGATTGTCGAAGAGCCGAAACCGTAA
- a CDS encoding cation-translocating P-type ATPase, with the protein MQVTSLLSRHEHEHEHEHGESCATCGHDHEHAPVRLWQTLVGVVFVLNAFLVDWLFEQGHTVASVSGLIGAVILGYPIVWTAIKDIRAGILSINELVAIAVLAAFATGDYKTAGVVAFFMLLGEIIETRTAEGARASIEHLIKLTPTKARRITPQGEEEVAAKDLAVGDVIRIRPGDNVAADGVILKGQGSFNQATITGESLPADKKPGDEVFAGTQNLTGVLEIKVSRAGTDTTLGRVRELILSAEKTKLPIMKIVDQYMGFYTPLVLVIAALVWAFTRQLDNVISVIIFSCPCAFILATPTAMVAALSAAARLGILIKNVADIELAAKVNAFVFDKTGTLTTGELAVSRLAPLDGITPAELLRVAASAERYSNHPTAKALAQLAGEAGVPLAEPKDFTETAGRGVKAEVGGARVVVGRAQWLRDNGVQGDFLKSVDLNETEGWSLIFVARDSQCIGWVGLQDQTRADARESLVELKASGVRRIAMVSGDRQPVATRVAREIGCEEARGECLPQNKVDFVRGVKAKGYKVAVVGDGVNDAPALAAGDIGIAMGAAGSEVAIHSATIALMNNDLRRLPFLVKLSRSTRTVINQNFLFGLAFIIGGMTLSALSYVPPVVAAVMHTGGSLIVVFNSARLVRKGEELEHYQPAAAAPRAERPAGPEPRADLAPGMA; encoded by the coding sequence ATGCAAGTTACCTCTCTGTTAAGCCGGCACGAGCACGAGCATGAACACGAACACGGTGAATCGTGCGCGACGTGCGGCCACGATCACGAGCACGCGCCGGTGCGGCTCTGGCAGACGCTGGTGGGCGTCGTATTCGTCCTCAACGCGTTTCTCGTGGACTGGCTCTTCGAGCAGGGCCACACCGTGGCCAGCGTCAGCGGCCTGATCGGCGCCGTCATCCTCGGCTATCCCATTGTCTGGACCGCCATCAAGGACATCCGCGCCGGCATCCTCAGCATCAACGAACTGGTGGCCATCGCGGTCCTGGCAGCGTTTGCCACCGGCGATTACAAGACGGCGGGTGTCGTTGCCTTCTTCATGCTGCTGGGCGAGATCATCGAAACCCGCACCGCCGAAGGCGCGCGCGCCTCCATCGAGCACCTCATCAAGCTCACCCCCACCAAAGCCCGCCGCATCACCCCGCAGGGTGAGGAGGAGGTCGCCGCCAAAGACCTGGCCGTGGGCGATGTGATCCGCATCCGCCCCGGCGACAACGTGGCGGCGGACGGCGTCATCCTCAAAGGCCAGGGCTCCTTCAACCAGGCCACGATCACCGGCGAATCCTTGCCGGCGGACAAGAAGCCGGGCGACGAGGTTTTCGCCGGAACGCAAAACCTCACCGGCGTGCTGGAAATCAAAGTCAGCCGCGCGGGCACCGACACGACGCTGGGCCGCGTGCGCGAGCTGATCCTCTCCGCGGAGAAGACCAAGCTCCCGATCATGAAGATCGTGGACCAATACATGGGTTTCTACACCCCGCTGGTGCTCGTCATCGCGGCGCTGGTCTGGGCCTTCACGCGCCAGCTGGACAACGTCATCTCAGTCATCATCTTCAGTTGCCCCTGCGCGTTCATCCTGGCGACCCCTACCGCGATGGTGGCCGCGCTTTCGGCCGCCGCGCGGCTCGGGATCCTTATCAAGAACGTCGCCGACATCGAGCTGGCGGCGAAGGTCAACGCCTTCGTCTTCGACAAGACCGGCACTCTCACCACCGGTGAACTGGCGGTAAGCCGCCTGGCGCCGCTCGACGGCATCACCCCTGCGGAGTTGCTGCGCGTCGCGGCTTCCGCCGAGCGCTACAGCAACCACCCCACGGCCAAGGCGTTGGCGCAGTTGGCCGGCGAAGCCGGCGTGCCGCTGGCGGAGCCGAAGGATTTTACCGAGACCGCGGGACGCGGCGTGAAGGCGGAAGTCGGGGGCGCCCGGGTGGTGGTGGGCCGGGCACAATGGCTGCGGGACAACGGTGTGCAGGGGGATTTCCTCAAGTCGGTGGACCTCAACGAAACCGAAGGCTGGAGCCTCATCTTTGTGGCCCGGGACAGCCAGTGCATTGGCTGGGTGGGTTTGCAGGATCAGACCCGCGCGGATGCCCGCGAGTCGCTGGTCGAACTGAAGGCCAGTGGCGTGCGGCGCATCGCGATGGTCTCCGGCGACCGCCAGCCCGTGGCCACCCGCGTGGCGCGCGAAATCGGTTGCGAGGAAGCCCGCGGCGAATGCCTTCCCCAGAATAAGGTCGACTTTGTGCGCGGCGTGAAAGCCAAGGGCTACAAGGTGGCGGTAGTGGGCGACGGTGTGAACGACGCTCCCGCGCTGGCCGCCGGCGACATCGGCATCGCGATGGGAGCGGCGGGCAGCGAGGTGGCCATCCATAGCGCCACCATTGCGCTGATGAACAACGACCTCCGACGGCTGCCGTTCCTGGTGAAACTCTCGCGCAGCACTCGCACGGTCATCAACCAGAACTTCCTGTTCGGGCTGGCGTTTATCATCGGGGGCATGACGCTCTCGGCGCTGAGCTACGTGCCGCCCGTGGTAGCCGCGGTGATGCACACCGGGGGCTCGCTGATTGTGGTATTCAACAGCGCCCGTCTCGTGCGCAAGGGCGAGGAACTGGAGCATTATCAACCGGCAGCGGCGGCGCCCCGGGCCGAACGTCCGGCCGGGCCGGAGCCCAGGGCCGACCTGGCGCCCGGGATGGCGTGA
- a CDS encoding ABC transporter ATP-binding protein, producing MTDKDPRSNGEVVVSVRGLIKVFKDFWGRPKARAVDNVDFDVRRGEVFGLLGPNGSGKSTTVKLILGLLYPTKGHINVFGRSPRHVATKARIGYLPEESYLYRYLNSHETLDFFGNLFRLPGNDRKDRAEQLLEMVGLSQARMRAVGEFSKGMQRRIGLAQALINDPDLVILDEPTSGLDPIGCREVKDLILALARRGKTVILSSHLLADVEDVCDRVVIYYGGKIQAMGPLRELLATPDAIRITTPALPRETMERVLGIIRQDVAEDRVTIDTPTQNLERYFLDVVRTARQAAAETSGAMSGARVAAYLRGEATAKLAPDKILERLAAPQAAAPKPAAASEPLETVDQQKLASLTRPAEPLTPTPGAAPAPAPAPTPSEEELRKAEAKLALLVKKEKQ from the coding sequence ATGACTGACAAAGACCCGCGCTCCAACGGCGAAGTAGTCGTTTCCGTTCGCGGCCTGATCAAGGTCTTCAAGGACTTCTGGGGCCGGCCCAAGGCCCGCGCGGTGGATAATGTGGACTTCGACGTGCGGCGCGGCGAGGTGTTCGGCCTGCTGGGCCCAAACGGTTCCGGCAAATCCACCACCGTGAAGTTGATCCTGGGGCTGCTGTACCCGACGAAGGGCCACATCAACGTTTTCGGCCGCTCACCCCGCCACGTGGCAACGAAGGCGCGCATCGGCTACCTGCCGGAGGAGTCTTATCTTTACCGCTACCTCAATTCCCACGAGACGCTGGATTTCTTCGGCAACCTCTTCCGGCTGCCCGGGAATGATCGCAAGGACCGGGCGGAGCAGTTGCTCGAGATGGTCGGCTTGAGCCAGGCCCGCATGCGGGCGGTGGGCGAGTTCTCCAAGGGCATGCAGCGCCGCATCGGCCTGGCGCAGGCGCTCATCAATGATCCGGATCTGGTGATCCTGGATGAGCCGACTTCCGGCCTCGATCCCATCGGCTGCCGCGAGGTGAAAGATCTGATTCTGGCCCTGGCGCGCCGCGGCAAGACAGTCATCCTGAGCAGCCACCTGCTGGCCGACGTGGAGGACGTGTGCGACCGCGTGGTCATTTACTACGGGGGCAAGATCCAGGCCATGGGCCCGTTGCGGGAGTTGCTGGCCACGCCCGACGCGATTCGCATCACTACTCCCGCCCTCCCCCGCGAGACCATGGAGCGCGTGCTGGGCATCATCCGCCAGGACGTCGCGGAGGATAGAGTCACCATTGACACACCCACTCAGAACCTGGAGCGCTACTTTCTGGACGTGGTGCGGACGGCGCGTCAGGCTGCGGCGGAGACTTCCGGCGCGATGTCCGGCGCCCGGGTGGCCGCTTACCTGCGCGGCGAGGCCACCGCCAAGCTGGCACCGGACAAGATCCTGGAGCGGCTCGCCGCCCCGCAAGCCGCCGCGCCAAAGCCTGCCGCAGCATCCGAGCCGCTCGAAACGGTTGACCAGCAAAAGCTGGCGTCTTTGACAAGACCAGCGGAGCCGCTGACCCCGACTCCCGGGGCCGCGCCTGCGCCTGCGCCCGCGCCAACGCCGAGCGAGGAGGAATTGCGCAAGGCTGAAGCGAAGCTGGCGTTGTTGGTGAAGAAAGAGAAACAGTAG